The genomic DNA GTTCTGCGTTTCGTCCCGGAGAATCCGGATTGAACGACCGCGCCATTCGAGCCAATCTCCGATGGTTGCGGCATGGGGCAGGCGCAAACGGGGGACTTGAATCGTTTCACGGTTCTCTGTCTCACAAATCGCCTGATCTCCGTCAAATTCGGTAACGGTCATCTTCATCGTGCATCCTCTCCTTTACTCGGGACGTAAGTCGGTCCGGCTTTTGACTTGAATCGTTTGGCCGTTTGACATGTACTGAATGGTGCCCATCCGGTCTGTCCGGTCGACCGTGATGCTTTCCGCTGCCAGAGCGTTCATGACGGTCGGACGCGGATGACCGTAAGCATTGCCTTTACCGGCTGAAATCAACGCACGTGACGGGTGGACCGCTTGTAAAAACGGGATTGAGGAGGACGTATCGGCGCCATGATGACCGATTTTTAACACATCAGCCCTTAAATCCATTCCGGATTCGAGCAAATCCTGTTCCGTCCGAATCGGAGCGTCTCCCATGAAGAGAAAGCTATTGTCCTGATGAATCAGCTGGACGACCGCGCTCCAACTGTTTAAATCACTTGTCCCGTCACGGAGCGGGGCGAGTAACTTTAAACGAACCGCCTCAATCGGAATCACAACCCCGGACTTAGCCGTTTTAATGGTCACGCCTTGTTTTTTTACTGAGAGTAGAAAATCACGGTAGGTTTCTGTCGTGTGATTGACACGTGGGGCATAGACTTGATCAACAGGCAGAGCATCAAGAATCGTATCCAGTCCGCCGATATGAT from Exiguobacterium sibiricum 7-3 includes the following:
- a CDS encoding DUF3006 domain-containing protein, producing the protein MKMTVTEFDGDQAICETENRETIQVPRLRLPHAATIGDWLEWRGRSIRILRDETQNRRRQIDDLMDELFED
- a CDS encoding ComEC/Rec2 family competence protein, which gives rise to MKWGSVALLALCLIVVFYMTRDDEPLPGDRPDTASVINVYGFDVGQGDSTLIQTKNDTVLIDGGNNGKGDDIVRYLKTLGITRLTAVIATHPDADHIGGLDTILDALPVDQVYAPRVNHTTETYRDFLLSVKKQGVTIKTAKSGVVIPIEAVRLKLLAPLRDGTSDLNSWSAVVQLIHQDNSFLFMGDAPIRTEQDLLESGMDLRADVLKIGHHGADTSSSIPFLQAVHPSRALISAGKGNAYGHPRPTVMNALAAESITVDRTDRMGTIQYMSNGQTIQVKSRTDLRPE